The Sphingomonas alpina genome has a segment encoding these proteins:
- a CDS encoding isocitrate/isopropylmalate dehydrogenase family protein: MQLLVLPGDGIGPEITAATLAVLQAAADASGVVLDVTERDIGLKSLAEQGTTLPEAVLDAIPEADGVILGPVSHYDYPAGMPNPSAALRTKFALYANIRPCRSREGLSILRKPMDLVIVRENTEGFYADRSMHAGPGEFMPDADSAFAIRKITAAACARVARAACEIAMGRTKRVTAVHKANVLKLTDGLFLREVRKVAAEFPEVTLDEVIVDAAAALLIRSPERFDVIVTTNMFGDILSDEASELSGSLGLGGSINQGDAICVAQAQHGSAPDIQGQGIANPTSLILSAAMLLEWQAQRSGDAALGACGRRIEAAVETVLADPAKRTRDVGGPLGTEAFAEAVIAAIRDQRA, encoded by the coding sequence ATGCAGTTGCTCGTTCTGCCCGGCGACGGGATCGGTCCGGAAATCACCGCGGCGACGCTGGCGGTGCTGCAGGCGGCCGCCGATGCGTCGGGTGTCGTACTCGACGTCACGGAGCGCGATATCGGGCTGAAGAGCCTGGCCGAGCAAGGCACGACCTTGCCCGAGGCGGTGCTCGACGCGATCCCCGAAGCGGACGGGGTGATCCTCGGCCCGGTCTCGCATTACGACTATCCCGCCGGCATGCCCAATCCGTCGGCGGCGCTGCGCACCAAATTCGCGCTCTATGCCAATATCCGGCCGTGCCGGTCGCGCGAGGGGCTGAGCATCCTGCGCAAGCCGATGGACCTGGTGATCGTGCGCGAGAATACCGAGGGCTTCTATGCCGACCGCAGCATGCATGCGGGGCCGGGTGAATTCATGCCCGATGCCGACAGCGCATTCGCGATCCGCAAGATCACCGCTGCTGCCTGTGCGCGTGTCGCCCGCGCCGCATGCGAGATCGCGATGGGCCGCACAAAACGCGTGACCGCGGTGCACAAGGCGAATGTCCTCAAGCTGACCGACGGGCTGTTCCTACGCGAAGTGCGCAAGGTCGCGGCCGAGTTCCCGGAGGTGACGCTCGACGAAGTGATCGTCGATGCCGCCGCCGCACTACTGATACGCAGCCCGGAGCGGTTCGACGTGATCGTCACCACCAATATGTTCGGCGACATCTTGTCGGACGAAGCGTCGGAATTGAGCGGCAGTCTCGGCCTTGGCGGATCGATCAACCAGGGCGATGCGATCTGTGTCGCGCAGGCACAGCATGGCTCCGCACCCGACATTCAGGGTCAGGGCATCGCCAACCCGACCTCGCTGATCCTCTCGGCGGCAATGCTGCTCGAATGGCAGGCGCAGCGCAGCGGCGATGCGGCACTCGGCGCGTGCGGACGGCGGATCGAAGCGGCGGTCGAGACCGTGCTGGCCGATCCGGCGAAACGGACGCGCGATGTCGGCGGGCCGCTCGGCACCGAGGCATTTGCCGAAGCGGTGATCGCCGCGATCCGGGACCAGCGGGCATGA
- a CDS encoding NAD-dependent succinate-semialdehyde dehydrogenase, whose protein sequence is MIVSINPATGSEIARYDVHTPAEIDTILDRAARVQARWRTAPIAERTALLRVIAARLRERKPDLAQLIVAEMGKPIGEAEAEVEKCAINCDFYAGAAPAMLADTKVANVANTELMFDPLGVVLAIMPWNYPLWQVFRFVAPALAAGNGVILKHAGNVTGCALAIGEVIAEAGCPAGLFGLVITEAEQVEAIIADPRIAAVTLTGSTQVGMIVAAQAGRTLKKQVLELGGSDPFVVLADADLDHAARMAVTARFTNAGQSCVNAKRFIVEAAVHDRFVDCFLDHAGRLTMGDPLDRATGLGPMARANLRSAIDDQVRRSVAGGARLLRGGAVPDRPGFHYPPTLLDGVTPGMAAFDEETFGPAAAIVRARDTEDAIALANRTAFGLGASLWTANLDRARTLVRRIDAGAVFVNAMVASDPRVPFGGIKQSGYGRELGEHGLREFTNMKTVRIDPAPQAVAA, encoded by the coding sequence ATGATCGTCTCGATCAACCCGGCCACTGGCAGCGAGATCGCACGCTACGATGTCCATACACCGGCGGAGATCGATACGATCCTCGACCGTGCAGCGCGGGTGCAGGCACGCTGGCGTACCGCACCGATAGCTGAACGCACCGCATTGCTGCGCGTGATCGCGGCACGGCTGCGCGAGCGCAAGCCGGACCTAGCGCAACTGATCGTTGCGGAGATGGGCAAGCCGATCGGCGAGGCCGAGGCCGAGGTCGAGAAATGCGCGATCAATTGCGATTTCTATGCCGGTGCCGCGCCGGCAATGCTTGCCGACACGAAGGTCGCGAACGTCGCCAATACCGAGCTGATGTTCGATCCGCTCGGCGTGGTGCTGGCGATCATGCCGTGGAATTACCCGTTATGGCAGGTGTTCCGCTTCGTCGCGCCGGCGCTGGCGGCGGGCAATGGCGTGATCCTGAAACATGCCGGCAATGTCACCGGCTGCGCGCTGGCGATTGGCGAGGTTATCGCCGAGGCAGGCTGTCCCGCCGGGCTATTCGGATTGGTGATCACCGAAGCGGAGCAGGTCGAAGCGATCATCGCCGATCCACGCATCGCCGCGGTCACGCTGACCGGGTCGACTCAGGTGGGCATGATCGTCGCGGCGCAGGCCGGGCGGACACTGAAGAAACAGGTGCTCGAGCTGGGCGGGTCGGACCCGTTCGTGGTGCTGGCCGATGCCGATCTCGACCATGCCGCGCGCATGGCGGTGACCGCGCGCTTCACCAATGCCGGGCAAAGCTGCGTCAATGCCAAGCGCTTCATCGTCGAGGCGGCAGTGCATGATCGGTTCGTCGACTGCTTCCTCGACCATGCCGGGCGGCTGACGATGGGCGACCCGCTCGATCGCGCGACCGGGCTCGGGCCGATGGCGCGCGCCAATCTGCGCAGTGCGATCGACGATCAGGTGCGGCGCAGCGTCGCGGGTGGCGCGCGGCTGCTGCGCGGCGGGGCAGTGCCGGACAGGCCGGGCTTCCATTACCCGCCGACGCTGCTGGACGGCGTCACACCGGGCATGGCCGCATTCGATGAGGAGACGTTCGGCCCCGCTGCGGCGATCGTGCGGGCACGCGATACCGAGGATGCGATTGCGCTCGCCAACCGCACAGCCTTCGGGCTTGGCGCGTCGCTGTGGACCGCAAATCTCGATCGCGCCCGGACATTGGTGCGGCGGATCGATGCCGGGGCCGTGTTCGTCAACGCTATGGTCGCATCCGACCCGCGCGTGCCGTTCGGCGGGATCAAGCAATCGGGTTATGGCCGCGAGCTTGGCGAACATGGATTGCGGGAGTTCACCAATATGAAGACGGTGCGGATCGACCCGGCGCCACAGGCGGTGGCGGCATGA
- a CDS encoding cupin domain-containing protein — protein sequence MSGVILRPADLPVKDRGGGIRTTPLVTARVGSRAMLNGITTLDPGAAVPLHTHNCEESVVVLSGQARAHIDGVETDLVAHDTTWIPAGVPHFFRNISDSEPMSILWTYASIDATRTIVATGVTTRIDEERGNG from the coding sequence ATGAGCGGCGTGATCCTCCGCCCTGCCGACCTGCCGGTAAAGGATCGCGGTGGCGGCATCCGCACCACACCTCTGGTCACCGCACGAGTCGGGTCGCGCGCGATGCTCAACGGCATCACCACGCTCGATCCCGGCGCGGCGGTGCCGCTCCACACCCATAATTGCGAGGAGAGCGTGGTGGTTCTGTCGGGCCAGGCGCGCGCCCATATCGACGGAGTCGAGACGGACCTGGTCGCGCATGACACGACCTGGATCCCGGCCGGGGTGCCGCATTTCTTCCGCAACATCTCCGATAGCGAACCGATGTCGATCCTGTGGACCTATGCCTCGATCGATGCGACGCGGACGATCGTCGCCACCGGCGTCACCACGCGGATCGATGAAGAACGAGGCAATGGATGA
- a CDS encoding lactonase family protein produces the protein MSAQAIAKRIGTGLAGKGIDKRIASAPRAATGIARRTMLGSAMLAVTALGTSRLIAGGLAMDKTTTDQLVYIGCRTTRERNARGNGITVARIRPDGLWQIVQSLDGIVNPAFLAFDHQRRFLFAVHGDGSEVSAFAIDTKTGMLRFLGKQACQGKNPVHLAVDPTNKFLLVANHLTLDGFVSNVAVLPIGDDGRLGPVCDLVALTGPVGPHRIEQPFAKPHQICFDPKGALIGVPDKGLDRVFTFRLDASGKLQPAGAPMLSREGAGPRHLAFHPALPFAYVVDELSSTIVAARVDAAGGTLTPLQIVSALPDDFTGNSRGSEIAVSPDGRHVFASNRGSDTIASFPVDPATGRLGVGSWQISGGRTPRFFAVAPNGRALFVANEDSDSISRLAIDPATGRLAPPVPVMTTGSPTCLLFAPAPR, from the coding sequence ATGAGCGCGCAAGCGATAGCGAAGCGGATCGGAACGGGATTGGCGGGCAAGGGCATCGACAAGCGTATAGCATCAGCGCCGCGCGCCGCCACGGGGATCGCGCGCCGCACCATGCTGGGCTCGGCGATGCTGGCGGTCACGGCGCTCGGCACCAGCCGGCTGATCGCGGGAGGATTAGCGATGGACAAGACCACCACCGACCAGCTCGTCTATATCGGCTGCCGCACGACGCGGGAGCGCAATGCGCGCGGCAACGGCATCACCGTCGCGCGGATCCGGCCGGACGGGCTGTGGCAGATCGTCCAGTCGCTCGACGGGATCGTCAACCCCGCGTTCCTGGCGTTCGATCATCAACGCCGTTTCCTGTTTGCAGTCCATGGCGACGGCAGCGAGGTGAGTGCCTTTGCGATCGACACGAAGACCGGCATGCTCCGCTTTCTCGGCAAGCAAGCCTGCCAGGGCAAGAATCCGGTGCATCTCGCTGTCGATCCGACCAACAAGTTCCTGCTCGTCGCCAACCACCTGACACTCGACGGGTTCGTATCGAATGTCGCAGTGCTGCCAATCGGTGATGACGGGCGGCTCGGACCAGTGTGCGACCTTGTGGCGCTGACCGGGCCGGTCGGACCGCACCGCATCGAACAACCCTTCGCCAAGCCGCACCAGATCTGCTTCGACCCGAAGGGCGCGCTGATCGGGGTGCCGGACAAGGGCCTCGACCGGGTCTTCACCTTCCGGCTCGATGCGTCGGGCAAACTGCAGCCGGCCGGCGCACCGATGCTGTCGCGCGAAGGCGCCGGGCCGCGTCATCTCGCTTTTCACCCCGCCCTGCCTTTTGCCTATGTCGTGGACGAGTTGAGTTCGACCATCGTCGCCGCGCGGGTCGACGCGGCAGGGGGCACGCTGACACCGCTGCAGATCGTCTCCGCCCTGCCCGATGATTTCACCGGCAATAGCCGGGGCTCCGAAATCGCGGTGTCGCCCGATGGCCGGCATGTCTTCGCCTCAAACCGTGGCAGCGACACGATCGCAAGCTTTCCGGTCGATCCGGCGACCGGCCGGCTCGGCGTGGGGAGCTGGCAGATATCGGGCGGGCGGACGCCGCGTTTCTTCGCGGTCGCGCCGAACGGACGGGCATTGTTCGTTGCCAATGAAGACAGCGATTCGATCAGCCGCCTGGCGATCGACCCGGCGACCGGGCGGCTCGCACCGCCAGTGCCGGTGATGACCACCGGGAGCCCGACCTGCCTGTTGTTCGCGCCCGCGCCAAGATGA
- a CDS encoding putative quinol monooxygenase, with protein sequence MIDEIARIDVTPGSEAAFEAAAAEATPLFKAAAGCHAMRLHRSHEVAGRYWLIIAWDSVEAHLAFRDTPEFAEWRRLVGGYFAGPPSVEHGIPTGAGF encoded by the coding sequence ATGATCGACGAGATCGCACGGATCGATGTGACGCCGGGCAGCGAAGCCGCGTTCGAGGCGGCGGCGGCGGAGGCTACGCCCTTGTTCAAAGCGGCCGCCGGGTGCCATGCGATGCGCCTGCATCGGTCGCATGAAGTGGCTGGCCGCTATTGGCTGATCATCGCCTGGGACTCGGTCGAGGCGCATCTGGCATTCCGCGACACGCCCGAATTCGCCGAATGGCGGCGGCTCGTTGGGGGTTATTTCGCCGGGCCGCCTTCGGTCGAGCATGGTATTCCGACTGGCGCTGGATTCTAG
- a CDS encoding TonB-dependent siderophore receptor, whose translation MKPTYKAILLGGAATLMLPMSASAQTESQPATPAEQQAPATVEQAPDDGAQLEDIVVTADRTGTQAVQVGSFRGARQLDVPLTVSVIPRELLDQQQSASVLDALRNSAGVSVSQISSLVYSNLAIRGIDVENRGNYRLNGILPVINIVGLPLEDKERVEALKGASALYYGFTAPSGIINMVMKRPTETEKFGFKLNGSSRGAIGGAVDYGNSWGNGVFGARLNAAYSRIDAGIDNADGHRYLLAGAFDFKPTDTLTFNFDVERIYGKAGEPGIYRYATKPVQTVANPKPTVTLPQFQRNSLNFGPGKWGYTEGEETNALLSARWKFTPRWELSASAGFSDFSRDRHFSYIDFGKPLPGGNYTLTVANSPQDKFLNRNIRAELAGVVPIGFIKNNILIGVSQNVRDRDNPNAVNLNFTQNLANPIQFAEVPFALPNYGANDARKTRINDVGYYIFDRISFGEYLDVLAGVRKSKYRESIRFNDVTAFKASPTSFSYGVVGKPTKWISVYGTFIEGLETTPSAPVTASNAGSPLPPTNSRQYEAGVKVEPKHGLLLQAAYFNIKRDAAYVNGSNLYVLDGKQVYKGLEISASGQVTQDLSIYASALFLDAKYTEGAPTTLTVNNAGVPVFDPITGSRQQTTTIVGNRVDNAPKNTVSVSAEYKLTSILPGFAVNGAVFHVGSRALNAANLAIVPGYTIFNLGAGYTTEISGAETSFRVNWENVGNKRYFGSAGADFVAQGIPTAIKFTIATGF comes from the coding sequence ATGAAGCCGACCTATAAAGCCATCCTGCTTGGTGGCGCCGCCACCTTGATGCTGCCGATGTCCGCCTCGGCGCAGACTGAATCGCAGCCCGCCACGCCCGCCGAACAACAGGCGCCGGCCACGGTCGAGCAGGCACCTGACGACGGCGCCCAGCTTGAGGATATCGTCGTGACCGCCGACCGGACCGGCACTCAGGCAGTGCAGGTCGGCAGCTTCCGTGGCGCGCGCCAACTCGACGTGCCGTTGACCGTCAGCGTCATTCCGCGCGAATTGCTCGATCAGCAGCAATCGGCCTCGGTGCTCGACGCATTGCGCAACTCGGCCGGGGTGTCGGTCTCGCAGATTTCGTCCCTGGTCTACAGCAACCTCGCGATCCGCGGCATCGATGTCGAGAATCGCGGCAATTACCGCCTCAACGGCATTCTGCCGGTGATCAACATCGTCGGCTTGCCGCTCGAGGACAAGGAGCGGGTCGAGGCGCTGAAGGGCGCGTCGGCGCTGTATTATGGCTTCACCGCACCGTCGGGCATCATCAACATGGTGATGAAGCGTCCGACCGAAACCGAGAAGTTCGGTTTCAAGCTCAACGGCAGTTCGCGCGGCGCGATCGGCGGCGCCGTCGATTACGGCAATAGCTGGGGTAATGGCGTGTTCGGCGCGCGGCTCAACGCGGCTTATTCCCGCATCGACGCCGGCATCGATAATGCCGACGGGCATCGCTACCTGCTGGCCGGTGCGTTCGACTTCAAGCCGACCGATACGCTGACCTTCAATTTCGACGTCGAGCGGATCTACGGCAAGGCGGGAGAGCCTGGCATTTATCGCTATGCGACCAAGCCGGTTCAGACCGTGGCCAATCCCAAGCCGACCGTCACATTACCCCAATTCCAGCGCAACTCGTTGAACTTCGGCCCGGGCAAATGGGGGTATACGGAGGGTGAGGAGACCAATGCATTGCTCAGCGCGCGGTGGAAGTTCACCCCACGGTGGGAACTGAGCGCCAGCGCGGGCTTCTCCGATTTCAGCCGTGATCGGCACTTCAGCTATATCGATTTTGGCAAGCCGCTTCCCGGCGGCAACTACACGCTGACCGTGGCCAACTCGCCGCAGGACAAGTTCCTCAATCGCAATATCCGCGCCGAACTGGCGGGCGTGGTGCCGATCGGTTTCATCAAGAACAATATCCTGATCGGCGTCTCGCAGAATGTCCGCGATCGCGATAACCCCAATGCGGTCAATTTGAACTTCACACAGAACCTGGCCAATCCGATCCAGTTCGCCGAGGTCCCGTTCGCACTGCCCAACTACGGTGCGAACGATGCCCGCAAAACCCGCATCAACGATGTCGGCTATTACATCTTCGACCGAATCTCGTTCGGTGAGTATCTCGACGTGCTCGCCGGGGTGCGCAAATCCAAATATCGGGAATCGATTCGCTTCAATGACGTCACGGCGTTCAAGGCGTCGCCGACGTCCTTCTCCTATGGCGTTGTCGGCAAGCCGACCAAATGGATCAGTGTCTACGGCACCTTTATCGAGGGGCTGGAAACCACCCCGTCGGCGCCGGTAACGGCATCGAATGCCGGGTCGCCGCTGCCTCCGACCAACAGCCGCCAATATGAGGCGGGCGTAAAGGTCGAGCCGAAACACGGCCTCCTGCTGCAGGCTGCCTATTTCAACATCAAACGCGATGCGGCCTATGTGAACGGGTCCAACCTGTACGTACTCGACGGCAAGCAAGTGTATAAGGGTCTTGAGATCAGTGCGAGCGGCCAGGTGACGCAGGATCTTTCGATCTATGCCAGCGCCCTGTTTCTCGATGCCAAATATACAGAGGGCGCGCCAACGACATTGACCGTCAACAATGCCGGAGTGCCCGTGTTCGACCCGATCACCGGGAGCCGTCAGCAGACCACGACGATCGTCGGCAATCGCGTCGATAACGCACCCAAGAACACCGTGTCGGTATCGGCGGAGTATAAGCTGACATCGATCCTGCCCGGCTTTGCGGTCAATGGCGCGGTGTTCCATGTCGGCAGCCGTGCGCTCAATGCCGCCAATCTGGCGATCGTGCCGGGTTATACGATCTTCAATCTCGGCGCCGGTTATACGACCGAGATTTCCGGCGCGGAGACGTCGTTCCGGGTCAATTGGGAGAATGTCGGTAACAAGCGATACTTCGGGTCTGCCGGCGCCGATTTCGTTGCTCAAGGCATCCCGACCGCGATCAAGTTCACCATCGCGACGGGCTTCTGA
- a CDS encoding aspartate aminotransferase family protein, which translates to MSKLLNVYNRAAPVFVRGEGSWLYDAADNAWLDCVAGIATDALGHCNPILVAALKDQADTLWHISNMFRIPGQEALAERLTGATFADLAFFANSGSEAIECALKMARRYHAAGGNPERDVIIGFKGSFHGRTYGAINASGNTAYLDGFGPALPGYLQLAVDDWAAIADAIAAPTTAAVIIEPVQGEGGALAIPEAMLRKLRQACDANGVLLIHDEVQSGMGRTGRLFAHQWHDDVAPDIMTVAKALGGGFPVGACIATSRAASGMTPGTHGSTFGGNPLAMAVAIAAFDAIAAPEMLAHVREISAHLRDGLATLKARYPETIVDVRGKGLLIGVKLAVNNRDFMAAARDRHLLVAGGGDNCIRLLPPLTLSHAEADIALERMDETCNAMLGTMAA; encoded by the coding sequence ATGTCCAAGCTGCTCAACGTTTATAATCGTGCTGCCCCGGTCTTCGTGCGCGGCGAAGGCAGCTGGCTTTACGATGCCGCGGATAACGCCTGGCTCGATTGTGTGGCCGGCATCGCCACCGATGCGCTCGGCCATTGCAATCCGATTCTGGTCGCGGCGCTGAAGGACCAGGCCGACACATTGTGGCATATCTCCAACATGTTCCGGATTCCGGGGCAGGAAGCACTCGCCGAACGGCTGACGGGCGCAACTTTCGCCGATCTCGCCTTCTTCGCCAATTCGGGATCGGAGGCGATCGAATGCGCACTGAAAATGGCGCGGCGCTATCATGCGGCGGGCGGCAATCCCGAACGCGACGTGATTATCGGCTTCAAGGGCTCGTTCCATGGCCGCACCTATGGCGCGATCAATGCGTCGGGCAACACGGCCTATCTCGATGGCTTCGGCCCGGCGCTTCCCGGCTATCTCCAGCTTGCCGTCGATGACTGGGCAGCGATCGCCGACGCCATTGCCGCGCCGACCACGGCTGCGGTGATCATCGAGCCGGTGCAGGGCGAGGGCGGCGCGCTTGCCATCCCCGAAGCCATGCTGCGCAAACTGCGCCAGGCCTGCGACGCGAATGGCGTGCTGCTGATCCATGACGAGGTTCAGTCGGGCATGGGCCGCACCGGTCGGCTGTTCGCGCATCAATGGCATGACGATGTCGCTCCTGACATCATGACAGTGGCCAAGGCGCTTGGTGGCGGCTTTCCAGTCGGTGCATGCATTGCCACCAGCCGCGCCGCGAGCGGCATGACGCCGGGCACGCACGGCTCGACCTTTGGCGGCAACCCGCTCGCCATGGCGGTGGCGATTGCCGCCTTCGACGCGATTGCGGCGCCGGAGATGCTCGCGCATGTCCGTGAGATCAGCGCGCATTTGCGCGACGGCCTTGCCACACTGAAGGCGCGCTACCCCGAGACGATCGTCGATGTGCGCGGCAAGGGATTGCTGATCGGCGTCAAGCTCGCGGTCAACAACCGCGATTTCATGGCCGCGGCGCGCGACCGGCACCTGCTCGTCGCCGGCGGCGGCGACAATTGCATCCGCCTGCTCCCGCCCCTTACATTGTCGCATGCCGAGGCCGATATCGCGCTCGAGCGGATGGACGAGACGTGCAACGCGATGCTTGGGACAATGGCGGCCTGA
- a CDS encoding GntR family transcriptional regulator, with translation MTDRLADRVARQIIEHVRARALPEGTHLAAQELADLFKVSRAPVTAALRALEQAGAVRSIPNRGFFVAATDVVPLPPEGRDGEDDLYNAIVDQRLAETLPDKVSENELMRHFGVTRARLQRTLAQIADEGWVERLPGHGWQFSTTLHTAESYEQAYRFRGMIETQALLQPGYTVVPEELARLRAEQQGLLDGTIEALPRARLFELNSGFHETIISWSGNPFFLDSLRRINRLRRLIEFRVTGDRSRLDQQCREHLALLDMLERGDLLIAAEFMRGHLVHALAVKERALQRFIE, from the coding sequence ATGACCGACAGGCTGGCCGATCGCGTCGCGCGACAGATCATCGAGCATGTCCGTGCCCGCGCGTTGCCCGAGGGCACGCATCTCGCGGCGCAGGAGCTCGCCGACCTGTTCAAGGTGTCGCGCGCGCCGGTGACCGCGGCATTGCGCGCGCTCGAACAGGCCGGCGCGGTGCGCTCAATCCCCAATCGCGGCTTCTTCGTCGCCGCTACCGATGTGGTGCCGCTGCCGCCCGAGGGACGCGACGGCGAGGACGATCTCTACAACGCGATCGTCGACCAGCGCCTGGCCGAGACGCTCCCCGACAAGGTCAGCGAGAATGAGCTGATGCGTCATTTCGGCGTGACCCGTGCGCGGCTGCAACGCACCCTGGCGCAGATCGCCGACGAGGGCTGGGTCGAGCGGCTCCCGGGCCATGGCTGGCAATTCAGCACCACGCTGCACACCGCCGAATCCTACGAACAGGCCTATCGCTTCCGTGGCATGATCGAGACCCAGGCATTGCTCCAGCCCGGCTATACAGTGGTGCCCGAGGAACTGGCGCGGCTGCGCGCCGAACAGCAAGGCCTGCTCGACGGCACGATCGAGGCGCTGCCGCGTGCGCGCCTGTTCGAGCTCAATTCGGGCTTCCACGAAACTATCATCAGCTGGTCGGGCAATCCCTTCTTTCTCGATTCGCTGCGGCGCATCAACCGCCTGCGCCGGCTGATCGAATTCCGCGTCACCGGCGACCGCAGCCGGCTCGACCAGCAATGCCGCGAGCATCTCGCTTTGCTCGATATGCTCGAGCGCGGCGACCTCCTGATTGCTGCCGAATTCATGCGTGGCCATCTGGTCCATGCGCTCGCAGTCAAGGAGCGAGCATTGCAGCGTTTCATCGAATAA
- the astD gene encoding succinylglutamate-semialdehyde dehydrogenase, with protein sequence MTTTFDSRDPASGDIVWSGPAASAQQCADTVAAARDAFAGWSATSVDERIAIVRRYQDALRANAEAMATAISRETGKALWETRTEIASMIGKVDLSIAAHAERTGSREQAAAFGRAVLRHRPHGVMAVLGPYNFPGHLPNGHIVPALLAGNTVVFKPSEETPLTGELIGAAMREAGVPEGVFAVVQGGRDTGAALLDQDIDGLLFTGSAGAGAHFARVFADRPKVILALELGGNNPLIAWDGDSDAIASIVVASAFITTGQRCSCARRLIVPEGAAGDAIVAAVVALSDRLVIGAWNDDPEPFMGPLISPAAATRVSEQVAELVRRGSHPIRRTEAVAGRPTAFLNPIILDVTGIDAPDEEMFGPVLQVIRVADFDAAIEAANATRFGLSAGLITDDDALWETFLRRIRAGVVNRNRPTTGAAGSMPFGGLGASGNHRPSAYYAADYCAYPVASFEADTVVDQRGDLKGVRG encoded by the coding sequence ATGACAACGACCTTCGATTCACGCGATCCGGCCAGCGGCGATATTGTCTGGTCGGGGCCTGCCGCATCCGCGCAGCAATGTGCCGACACCGTTGCCGCGGCGCGCGACGCATTCGCAGGCTGGTCGGCAACGAGTGTGGATGAACGGATCGCGATCGTTCGCCGTTATCAGGACGCGCTCAGGGCCAATGCCGAGGCGATGGCCACCGCGATCTCGCGCGAGACCGGCAAGGCGTTGTGGGAAACGCGCACCGAGATCGCCTCGATGATCGGCAAGGTCGATCTGTCGATCGCCGCCCATGCCGAACGCACCGGCAGCCGCGAACAGGCCGCCGCGTTCGGCCGTGCCGTGCTGCGCCACCGCCCGCACGGCGTGATGGCGGTGCTCGGGCCGTATAATTTCCCCGGCCATCTGCCCAACGGCCATATCGTGCCCGCCTTGCTTGCCGGGAATACGGTGGTGTTCAAGCCGTCCGAGGAAACGCCGCTGACCGGCGAACTGATCGGCGCCGCGATGCGCGAGGCGGGCGTGCCCGAAGGCGTGTTCGCCGTGGTGCAGGGCGGCCGCGATACCGGCGCGGCGTTGCTCGACCAGGATATCGACGGGCTGCTGTTCACCGGATCGGCCGGCGCCGGCGCGCATTTCGCACGCGTGTTTGCCGATCGTCCCAAGGTGATCCTCGCGCTTGAGCTGGGCGGTAACAATCCGCTCATCGCCTGGGACGGCGACAGCGACGCGATCGCCTCGATTGTCGTCGCCTCGGCCTTCATCACCACTGGCCAGCGCTGCTCGTGCGCGCGTCGCCTGATCGTACCAGAGGGCGCCGCCGGCGATGCGATCGTCGCTGCCGTTGTCGCGCTGTCCGACCGGCTGGTGATCGGCGCATGGAACGACGACCCTGAACCGTTCATGGGCCCGTTGATCTCACCCGCCGCCGCCACTCGCGTTTCCGAACAGGTCGCTGAACTCGTGCGGCGTGGCTCGCATCCTATCCGCCGGACCGAGGCTGTGGCGGGCCGCCCCACTGCTTTTCTCAACCCCATAATCCTCGACGTGACTGGGATCGACGCACCCGACGAGGAGATGTTCGGCCCGGTGCTGCAGGTCATCCGCGTCGCGGATTTCGATGCTGCGATCGAGGCTGCCAATGCGACGCGGTTCGGCCTGTCCGCCGGCCTGATCACTGACGATGATGCGCTGTGGGAGACGTTCCTGCGCCGCATCCGCGCCGGCGTGGTCAACCGCAACCGGCCGACCACCGGCGCTGCCGGGTCGATGCCGTTCGGCGGGCTGGGCGCCTCGGGCAATCATCGCCCCAGCGCCTATTATGCCGCCGATTATTGCGCCTATCCGGTCGCCAGTTTCGAGGCGGATACGGTGGTCGATCAGCGCGGCGACCTGAAGGGTGTGCGCGGCTGA